One Stigmatopora nigra isolate UIUO_SnigA chromosome 1, RoL_Snig_1.1, whole genome shotgun sequence DNA segment encodes these proteins:
- the fastkd2 gene encoding FAST kinase domain-containing protein 2, mitochondrial isoform X3, with amino-acid sequence MWTCAKMASEEQRRRHLQLILKHPGFELLLQNAMTSLGVMQNEDMAYSLLSMVHLGVPEKSRVVQMYLRTCQERLNDLDEKSLSILVSCLERLDNTANVNALKRGLRLLVEARLEEMESVSALQIAVRVLGGDMPLDIKRKIERKAFQMAERFDVSNAQYLIFTMADMGFRSRPLLDICSQRIVENMAEIPLKRLLKVTAAFRELRYKNVALMSAVSDRKASAIA; translated from the exons ATGTGGACCTGCGCCAAAATGGCGTCCGAGGAGCAGCGTCGACGTCATCTCCAGTTGATATTAAAGCACCCCGGGTTCGAACTTCTTCTCCAAAACGCCATGACCAGCTTGGGGGTCATGCAGAATGAAGACATGGCCTACTCGCTCCTGTCTATGGTGCACCTGGGGGTGCCGGAGAAGAGCCGTGTCGTCCAGATGTATCTGCGCACCTGCCAG GAGAGGTTGAACGACTTGGACGAGAAGAGTTTGTCCATTTTGGTCTCCTGTCTGGAACGATTGGACAACACCGCTAACGTCAACGCCCTCAAACGCGGATTGAG GCTTCTCGTTGAGGCGCGTTTGGAGGAGATGGAAAGCGTCTCGGCTCTCCAGATCGCGGTTCGAGTCCTGGGCGGAGATATGCCGTTGGACATCAAACGGAAAATTGAG CGAAAGGCCTTCCAGATGGCGGAGCGCTTCGACGTTTCCAACGCGCAGTACCTCATTTTCACCATGGCCGACATGGGGTTCCGTTCTCGACCCTTGCTGGATATTTGCAGCCAAAGAATTGTGG AAAACATGGCGGAAATTCCACTCAAAAGACTCCTTAAAGTCACGGCGGCATTTCGGGAGCTACGTTACAAAAACGTAGCGCTGATGTCGGCCGTCTCGGATCGCAAGGCCTCCGCCATTGCTTGA
- the fastkd2 gene encoding FAST kinase domain-containing protein 2, mitochondrial isoform X2, which yields MGYCCQTDILKRRTGHNPATARERSSDPKNEELLYYELLEECNSPLEVLELSQRQPPLPAEISNCLTRMWTCAKMASEEQRRRHLQLILKHPGFELLLQNAMTSLGVMQNEDMAYSLLSMVHLGVPEKSRVVQMYLRTCQERLNDLDEKSLSILVSCLERLDNTANVNALKRGLRLLVEARLEEMESVSALQIAVRVLGGDMPLDIKRKIERKAFQMAERFDVSNAQYLIFTMADMGFRSRPLLDICSQRIVENMAEIPLKRLLKVTAAFRELRYKNVALMSAVSDRKASAIA from the exons atgggTTATTGTTGCCAGACGGACATTTTAAAGCGACGCACAGGTCATAACCCGGCCACCGCGAGAGAAC GTTCCTCGGACCCGAAAAATGAGGAACTTCTTTATTATGAGCTCTTGGAAGAGTGTAACTCTCCTTTAGAGGTTCTTGAACTCAGTCAAAGACAACCGCCATTGCCTGCGGAAATCAGCAACTGCCTCACTCGGATGTGGACCTGCGCCAAAATGGCGTCCGAGGAGCAGCGTCGACGTCATCTCCAGTTGATATTAAAGCACCCCGGGTTCGAACTTCTTCTCCAAAACGCCATGACCAGCTTGGGGGTCATGCAGAATGAAGACATGGCCTACTCGCTCCTGTCTATGGTGCACCTGGGGGTGCCGGAGAAGAGCCGTGTCGTCCAGATGTATCTGCGCACCTGCCAG GAGAGGTTGAACGACTTGGACGAGAAGAGTTTGTCCATTTTGGTCTCCTGTCTGGAACGATTGGACAACACCGCTAACGTCAACGCCCTCAAACGCGGATTGAG GCTTCTCGTTGAGGCGCGTTTGGAGGAGATGGAAAGCGTCTCGGCTCTCCAGATCGCGGTTCGAGTCCTGGGCGGAGATATGCCGTTGGACATCAAACGGAAAATTGAG CGAAAGGCCTTCCAGATGGCGGAGCGCTTCGACGTTTCCAACGCGCAGTACCTCATTTTCACCATGGCCGACATGGGGTTCCGTTCTCGACCCTTGCTGGATATTTGCAGCCAAAGAATTGTGG AAAACATGGCGGAAATTCCACTCAAAAGACTCCTTAAAGTCACGGCGGCATTTCGGGAGCTACGTTACAAAAACGTAGCGCTGATGTCGGCCGTCTCGGATCGCAAGGCCTCCGCCATTGCTTGA
- the fastkd2 gene encoding FAST kinase domain-containing protein 2, mitochondrial isoform X1, with translation MSLNVMRRSLRLSVNSWKTFSDISQSSRRHFVRVDETMVAKELASINRPVRSQWQNSSLGTLQLNDSVFSLEEGSSDPKNEELLYYELLEECNSPLEVLELSQRQPPLPAEISNCLTRMWTCAKMASEEQRRRHLQLILKHPGFELLLQNAMTSLGVMQNEDMAYSLLSMVHLGVPEKSRVVQMYLRTCQERLNDLDEKSLSILVSCLERLDNTANVNALKRGLRLLVEARLEEMESVSALQIAVRVLGGDMPLDIKRKIERKAFQMAERFDVSNAQYLIFTMADMGFRSRPLLDICSQRIVENMAEIPLKRLLKVTAAFRELRYKNVALMSAVSDRKASAIA, from the exons atgtcattgaACGTCATGAGGCGCTCGTTACGCTTAAGTGTCAATTCGTGGAAGACATTTTCGGACATTTCACAGTCCTCCAGGCGTCATTTTGTACGGGTTGACGAAACTATGGTAGCTAAGGAGCTAGCTAGCATAAATAGACCAGTGCGGTCCCAATGGCAGAACTCTAGTTTGGGAACTTTGCAGTTAAATGATTCAGTATTTTCTTTGGAGGAAGGTTCCTCGGACCCGAAAAATGAGGAACTTCTTTATTATGAGCTCTTGGAAGAGTGTAACTCTCCTTTAGAGGTTCTTGAACTCAGTCAAAGACAACCGCCATTGCCTGCGGAAATCAGCAACTGCCTCACTCGGATGTGGACCTGCGCCAAAATGGCGTCCGAGGAGCAGCGTCGACGTCATCTCCAGTTGATATTAAAGCACCCCGGGTTCGAACTTCTTCTCCAAAACGCCATGACCAGCTTGGGGGTCATGCAGAATGAAGACATGGCCTACTCGCTCCTGTCTATGGTGCACCTGGGGGTGCCGGAGAAGAGCCGTGTCGTCCAGATGTATCTGCGCACCTGCCAG GAGAGGTTGAACGACTTGGACGAGAAGAGTTTGTCCATTTTGGTCTCCTGTCTGGAACGATTGGACAACACCGCTAACGTCAACGCCCTCAAACGCGGATTGAG GCTTCTCGTTGAGGCGCGTTTGGAGGAGATGGAAAGCGTCTCGGCTCTCCAGATCGCGGTTCGAGTCCTGGGCGGAGATATGCCGTTGGACATCAAACGGAAAATTGAG CGAAAGGCCTTCCAGATGGCGGAGCGCTTCGACGTTTCCAACGCGCAGTACCTCATTTTCACCATGGCCGACATGGGGTTCCGTTCTCGACCCTTGCTGGATATTTGCAGCCAAAGAATTGTGG AAAACATGGCGGAAATTCCACTCAAAAGACTCCTTAAAGTCACGGCGGCATTTCGGGAGCTACGTTACAAAAACGTAGCGCTGATGTCGGCCGTCTCGGATCGCAAGGCCTCCGCCATTGCTTGA